One part of the Nymphaea colorata isolate Beijing-Zhang1983 chromosome 8, ASM883128v2, whole genome shotgun sequence genome encodes these proteins:
- the LOC116259425 gene encoding plant cysteine oxidase 1-like isoform X2, with amino-acid sequence METTKLQRLFDACNEVFTDEEPPSYRQIQWLRHLLDSMEALDVGINEFGEGTPDHTNRYRKLVDGQSLTSITYIHIYESEYFSMGIFCFPAGASIPFHDHPGMTVLSKLLYGSMYHKAYDWVLPTKLAHLKDRHTRTGLAGLAVDEVLEAPCQPSVLFPRSGGNIHSFTALTPSAILDVLSPPYNDELGRPSTYFYELPIRALPGYAVLEERDLPEDLTVEGAPYLGPKLTLDAINN; translated from the exons ATGGAGACGACCAAACTACAGCGTCTCTTCGACGCCTGCAACGAGGTTTTCACAGATGAGGAACCTCCTTCTTACAGGCAGATTCAGTGGCTGAGACACCTCCTAG ATTCAATGGAAGCATTGGACGTTGGAATCAATGAGTTCGGGGAGGGAACACCAGACCACACTAATCGCTACAGAAAACTGGTAGATGGGCAATCCTTAACGAGCATCACATATATTCACATCTACGAGTCGGAGTATTTTTCG atGGGGATCTTCTGTTTCCCGGCGGGAGCTAGCATACCTTTCCACGACCATCCAGGGATGACCGTTCTGAGCAAGCTACTCTATGGCTCCATGTATCACAAGGCATACGATTGGGTTCTCCCCACCAAGTTGGCTCATTTGAAGGATCGTCATACTAGAACAG GGCTGGCTGGGTTGGCCGTGGACGAAGTGCTGGAAGCGCCGTGCCAGCCGAGCGTGCTGTTCCCGAGAAGCGGCGGCAACATCCACTCCTTCACCGCTCTGACGCCCAGCGCCATCTTGGACGTCCTCTCCCCTCCTTACAACGACGAGTTGGGGCGGCCCTCCACCTACTTCTACGAGCTACCAATCCGAGCCTTACCAG GCTACGCGGTGTTGGAGGAGAGAGATTTGCCTGAAGATTTGACCGTTGAGGGAGCGCCATACCTTGGGCCTAAGCTCACCCTTGACGCCATCAATAATTAA
- the LOC116259425 gene encoding plant cysteine oxidase 1-like isoform X1 yields the protein METTKLQRLFDACNEVFTDEEPPSYRQIQWLRHLLDSMEALDVGINEFGEGTPDHTNRYRKLVDGQSLTSITYIHIYESEYFSMGIFCFPAGASIPFHDHPGMTVLSKLLYGSMYHKAYDWVLPTKLAHLKDRHTRTVGLAGLAVDEVLEAPCQPSVLFPRSGGNIHSFTALTPSAILDVLSPPYNDELGRPSTYFYELPIRALPGYAVLEERDLPEDLTVEGAPYLGPKLTLDAINN from the exons ATGGAGACGACCAAACTACAGCGTCTCTTCGACGCCTGCAACGAGGTTTTCACAGATGAGGAACCTCCTTCTTACAGGCAGATTCAGTGGCTGAGACACCTCCTAG ATTCAATGGAAGCATTGGACGTTGGAATCAATGAGTTCGGGGAGGGAACACCAGACCACACTAATCGCTACAGAAAACTGGTAGATGGGCAATCCTTAACGAGCATCACATATATTCACATCTACGAGTCGGAGTATTTTTCG atGGGGATCTTCTGTTTCCCGGCGGGAGCTAGCATACCTTTCCACGACCATCCAGGGATGACCGTTCTGAGCAAGCTACTCTATGGCTCCATGTATCACAAGGCATACGATTGGGTTCTCCCCACCAAGTTGGCTCATTTGAAGGATCGTCATACTAGAACAG TAGGGCTGGCTGGGTTGGCCGTGGACGAAGTGCTGGAAGCGCCGTGCCAGCCGAGCGTGCTGTTCCCGAGAAGCGGCGGCAACATCCACTCCTTCACCGCTCTGACGCCCAGCGCCATCTTGGACGTCCTCTCCCCTCCTTACAACGACGAGTTGGGGCGGCCCTCCACCTACTTCTACGAGCTACCAATCCGAGCCTTACCAG GCTACGCGGTGTTGGAGGAGAGAGATTTGCCTGAAGATTTGACCGTTGAGGGAGCGCCATACCTTGGGCCTAAGCTCACCCTTGACGCCATCAATAATTAA